A region from the Linepithema humile isolate Giens D197 chromosome 1, Lhum_UNIL_v1.0, whole genome shotgun sequence genome encodes:
- the LOC105674621 gene encoding ras-related protein Rab-3 isoform X2 — protein sequence MFQSYMARQDGRDAADQNFDYMFKLLIIGNSSVGKTSFLFRYADDSFTSAFVSTVGIDFKVKTVFRHDKRVKLQIWDTAGQERYRTITTAYYRGAMGFILMYDITNEESFNSVQDWVTQIKNYSWDNAQVILVGNKCDMEEERVISIERGKQLADQLGVRFFETSAKENINVKAVFEQLVDIICDKMSESLDNDPTLMAGGVGGQPGGKGQRLTDQPTNPANANCNC from the exons ATGGCGCGCCAAGATGGCAGAGATGCCGCAGATCAAAACTTCGATTACATGTTCAAGTTGCTGATAATCGGCAACTCGTCTGTCGGAAAAACTTCCTTTCTCTTTCGCTATGCAGATGACTCCTTCACTTCGGCTTTCGTGTCGACCGTAGGGATCGACTTTAAAGTGAAGACGGTCTTCAGACACGATAAAAGGGTCAAGCTACAAATTTGG GACACGGCGGGTCAAGAGAGATACAGAACGATCACGACGGCCTATTATAGAGGCGCGATGGGTTTCATCTTAATGTACGATATCACAAACGAAGAATCGTTTAACTCGGTGCAGGACTGGGTCAcacaaataaagaattattcgTGGGACAACGCTCAGGTTATTCTCGTGGGCAACAAGTGCGACATGGAGGAGGAAAGAGTGATTAGCATCGAGAGGGGTAAACAGTTAGCGGATCAATTAGGCGTACGCTTCTTCGAAACGTCGGCTAAAGAGAACATCAACGTTAAG GCGGTGTTCGAGCAGCTGGTGGATATAATATGCGACAAGATGAGCGAGTCTCTGGACAATGATCCGACTCTAATGGCGGGCGGTGTGGGTGGTCAACCCGGTGGTAAGGGTCAACGGCTCACCGATCAGCCGACCAATCCAGCGAACGCCAACTGTAATTGCTAA
- the LOC105674621 gene encoding ras-related protein Rab-3 isoform X3 yields MARQDGRDAADQNFDYMFKLLIIGNSSVGKTSFLFRYADDSFTSAFVSTVGIDFKVKTVFRHDKRVKLQIWDTAGQERYRTITTAYYRGAMGFILMYDITNEESFNSVQDWVTQIKNYSWDNAQVILVGNKCDMEEERVISIERGKQLADQLGVRFFETSAKENINVKAVFEQLVDIICDKMSESLDNDPTLMAGGVGGQPGGKGQRLTDQPTNPANANCNC; encoded by the exons ATGGCGCGCCAAGATGGCAGAGATGCCGCAGATCAAAACTTCGATTACATGTTCAAGTTGCTGATAATCGGCAACTCGTCTGTCGGAAAAACTTCCTTTCTCTTTCGCTATGCAGATGACTCCTTCACTTCGGCTTTCGTGTCGACCGTAGGGATCGACTTTAAAGTGAAGACGGTCTTCAGACACGATAAAAGGGTCAAGCTACAAATTTGG GACACGGCGGGTCAAGAGAGATACAGAACGATCACGACGGCCTATTATAGAGGCGCGATGGGTTTCATCTTAATGTACGATATCACAAACGAAGAATCGTTTAACTCGGTGCAGGACTGGGTCAcacaaataaagaattattcgTGGGACAACGCTCAGGTTATTCTCGTGGGCAACAAGTGCGACATGGAGGAGGAAAGAGTGATTAGCATCGAGAGGGGTAAACAGTTAGCGGATCAATTAGGCGTACGCTTCTTCGAAACGTCGGCTAAAGAGAACATCAACGTTAAG GCGGTGTTCGAGCAGCTGGTGGATATAATATGCGACAAGATGAGCGAGTCTCTGGACAATGATCCGACTCTAATGGCGGGCGGTGTGGGTGGTCAACCCGGTGGTAAGGGTCAACGGCTCACCGATCAGCCGACCAATCCAGCGAACGCCAACTGTAATTGCTAA
- the LOC105674621 gene encoding ras-related protein Rab-3 isoform X1, with product MSKRCKNVSCTPVKDSVFELRTRMARMMSFVEITPMARQDGRDAADQNFDYMFKLLIIGNSSVGKTSFLFRYADDSFTSAFVSTVGIDFKVKTVFRHDKRVKLQIWDTAGQERYRTITTAYYRGAMGFILMYDITNEESFNSVQDWVTQIKNYSWDNAQVILVGNKCDMEEERVISIERGKQLADQLGVRFFETSAKENINVKAVFEQLVDIICDKMSESLDNDPTLMAGGVGGQPGGKGQRLTDQPTNPANANCNC from the exons ATGTCGAAGAGGTGCAAGAACGTGTCCTGCACGCCGGTTAAGGACTCCGTTTTCGAGCTACGCACGCGGATGGCTCGGATGATGTCCTTTGTCGAGATTACCCCG ATGGCGCGCCAAGATGGCAGAGATGCCGCAGATCAAAACTTCGATTACATGTTCAAGTTGCTGATAATCGGCAACTCGTCTGTCGGAAAAACTTCCTTTCTCTTTCGCTATGCAGATGACTCCTTCACTTCGGCTTTCGTGTCGACCGTAGGGATCGACTTTAAAGTGAAGACGGTCTTCAGACACGATAAAAGGGTCAAGCTACAAATTTGG GACACGGCGGGTCAAGAGAGATACAGAACGATCACGACGGCCTATTATAGAGGCGCGATGGGTTTCATCTTAATGTACGATATCACAAACGAAGAATCGTTTAACTCGGTGCAGGACTGGGTCAcacaaataaagaattattcgTGGGACAACGCTCAGGTTATTCTCGTGGGCAACAAGTGCGACATGGAGGAGGAAAGAGTGATTAGCATCGAGAGGGGTAAACAGTTAGCGGATCAATTAGGCGTACGCTTCTTCGAAACGTCGGCTAAAGAGAACATCAACGTTAAG GCGGTGTTCGAGCAGCTGGTGGATATAATATGCGACAAGATGAGCGAGTCTCTGGACAATGATCCGACTCTAATGGCGGGCGGTGTGGGTGGTCAACCCGGTGGTAAGGGTCAACGGCTCACCGATCAGCCGACCAATCCAGCGAACGCCAACTGTAATTGCTAA